Sequence from the Janthinobacterium lividum genome:
TAGCAGCCGAAGTGGCTTTGGCTGACGCCCATGTTCAGCAATTTTAACCAGTCTTTCATGCGCGGCATAGAGATCAGCTCGCCCGCCTGCGGCAGGTAGTGGCGTCCCGTGACCCGCCCCAGCCCCTGGCGCGCGCCCCACAGGCTGGCCGGGTTGAAGCCGCAGACGATCACCCTCCCCTCCGGTATCAGCACGCGTTCGACTTCGCGCAAGACCTGGTGCGGCTCGGCAGCAAATTCGAGTACGTGCGGCAAGACCACTAGGTCCAGGCTTTGCGAATCGAACGGCAGCTCATCGAATGCCGACACCAGCGTCAGGCGGCGCTCCTGCGGCGGAAGCGAAGGCAGGCGCGCATCGAGCAGCCATTTGTTGGGCATGCGGTTGGCCGCCAGCGCGTCGAGCTGGGGCAAGCCGATCTGCACGGCATTAAAACCGAAGATATCGACAGTCAGGCTGTCGAGACATTGCTGCTCCCAGGCACGCACGTACAGACCGGCCGGCGTCTGCAGCCAGCCGTCAAGCGCTATAATGGATTTTTCGGATGCCACACTGTCCATTCAGTTTTCTCTTTTGCTCATGACCAATTCCCCTGAACACGCTTTATCGGTACTTGCCGTGCCCGCCTTTGCCGACAATTACCTGTGGCTGATCCATGACGGCCGCCATGCCGCCGTCGTCGACCCTGGCGACGCGATGGCCATTCTCGATGCGCTGCAAGCCCATCAGTTGACCTTGACCGCCATTTTACTCACGCATCACCACGCCGACCACACGGGTGGCGTGCCTGAATTGTTGCAGCATTTCGCCGTCCCCGTCTTCGGCCCGCGCAATGAGGCTATCACAGCCATCACGGAACCGCTTGCCGAAGGCGATGTCGCCTACGTGCCCGAACTGGGTTTGCAGATGACCGTCATCGACGTGCCCGGCCACACCAAGGGGCATATCGCCTACGTGCGCCAGCGCGACGAGCGCAGTGGCGCGCCGTGGCTGTTTTCCGGCGACACCCTGTTTGCCGGCGGCTGCGGCCGCCTGTTCGAAGGCACACCGGGCCAGATGGCCGATTCGCTGGGCAAGCTGGCCGCCCTGCCCGACGATACCGAGGTATTTTGCGCGCATGAGTACACCTTGTCCAATCTGCGCTTCGCCAACGCCGTCGAGCCGGGCAATGTGGCCTTGCAGGAACGCATCGCCATCGACACGGAAAAGCGCCAGCAAGGTTTATCGACCGTGCCATCGACCATCGCCCTCGAGAAGGCCACGAATCCCTTCCTGCGCTACCGTGAACCGGCGATCTTGACCAGCCTGAAGGTGGAAGGCAAGCTGGCCAGCGACGCTTCGCCCGTGGAAGCATTCGCGGCCTTGCGGATGTGGAAGAATAATTTTTAAGCGGATCCCTCTGCAATAAAAAATCCCGGCAGATGCTTTATGGCATCGCCGGGATTTTTTTATATATCTATTTGATCAGGATCAGATTTCCTCGTACAGCGGCAAGGTCAGGAATTCGGCGAACGATTCCGACGTCGACATTTCCTCGAAAATCTGGCCGGCGCGCACATAGGTCGGACCGTTGCCGCCCGGCGCATCGCGCTGCACCTTGGCCAGCTCTTCCGGAATCATGGCGCGCACCATCTCGGCCGTGACCTTGCGGCCATCTTCCAGCACGCCTTTGCTGGAACGGATCCACTGCCACACTTGCGAGCGGCTGATCTCGGCCGTGGCCGCGTCTTCCATCAGGTTGTGGATAGGCACGCAACCATTGCCGGCCAGCCAGCTACCCAGGTAATGGATGCCCACGTTGATGTTGTAGCGCAAGCCCGCTTCCGTGATCGGCGCTTCCGGCTGGAAGTTCAGCAGATCCGACGCTTTCACATCGATGTCGGGACGCTGTTTCTCGATCTGGTTCGGCTTGTCGCCCAGCACTTTCGTGAACTCGCCCATGGCCAGTTCGACCAGGCCCGGGTGGGCAACCCAGCCGCCGTCGTAGCCGTCAGTGGCATCGCGCGCCTTGTCGTTGCGCACGCCGCCCATGGCGATGTCGTTCTTTTCCGGATCGTTCTTGATCGGGATCAGGGCTGCCATGCCGCCAATCGCTGGCGCGCCCCGTTTGTGGCAGGTTTTCAGCAGCAGCAAGGCGTAGGCGCGCATGAACGGCGCCGTCATGGTGACCTTGGCGCGGTCGGCCAGGCAGAAATCCTTGTCCAGCTTGAATTTCTTGATGCACGAGAAGATGTAATCCCAGCGGCCCGCGTTCAGGCCCGAGCTGTGTTCTTTCAGCTCGTACAGGATTTCATCCATCTCGAACGCCGCCAAAATGGTTTCGATCAGCACGGTCGCCTTGATCGTGCCTTGTGGCAAGCCCAGTTCATTTTGCGTCATGACGAAAATATCATTCCACAGGCGCGCTTCCAGGTGCGATTCCATCTTCGGCAGGTAGAAATACGGACCGGCGCCGCGCGCCAGTTGCTCCTTGGCGTTATGGAACATGAACAGAGCGAAATCGAAAATGCCGCCGGAAATGCGCTTGCCATCGACCAGCACATGCTTTTCATCGAGGTGCCAGCCGCGCGGACGCACGACGAGGGTGGCGATCTTGTCGTTCAGCTTGTACGACTTGCCATTTTGCTCCAGCGAAATCGTCTTGCGCACGGCGTCGAACATATTGATCTGGCCCGTCAGCTGGTTATCCCAGTTCGGCGTGTTCGAATCCTCGAAGTCCGTCATGTAGCTGTCGGCGCCGGAATTGAAGGCGTTGATGACCATCTTGCGCTCGACGGGACCGGTGATTTCCACGCGGCGGCATTCGAGCGCCTTCGGGATCGGCGCGATCTTCCAGTCGCCGTCGCGGATGTGCGCGGTTTCTGGCAAGAAATCAGGACGCTCGCCCGCATCGAGGCGCTTGACCCGTTCCACGCGCACGGCGAGCAATTCCTGGCGGCGCGGCTCGAACGCGCGCGTCAGCTTGGCCACCAGTGCCAGCGCCGCCGGCGTCAAAATCTGTTCATAGCCGGGGGCGATTTCCCCCGTGATTTGCATGCCTTCTGGAAGTGCGATCGTATTTTGGGTCATGAAGTTCTCCGGTTTTTAATAAATATAGGCAAAGGTAATCTGGTGATCCAAGTATATGCTGAACGACTGCGCGGACAAGCTGGACAGAGCCGCAAAAACACTCTGCCGGGCGGCGCGTTTGTTCTATAGTATTGCACTATAAGGCATGGAAACGAGATTAAAAATCACTTCATCTATGCGTTTTTATCACAAGTGATGGCATTGCAGGAGCACAACATGGGCCAGTTCAGACAAATATCAACGTTCGTGGAGGTGGTCGCCAAAGGCAGCCTGTCGGCTGCCGCCCGTGCGGAAGGGATCGCCCCGGCCATGATAGGCCGGCGCCTCGATGCGCTGGAGCAGCGCCTGGGAGTCAAATTGCTGCAGCGTACGACGCGCAAGCTGGCCTTGACGAATGAAGGCGCCGCCTTCC
This genomic interval carries:
- a CDS encoding class I SAM-dependent methyltransferase, with translation MDSVASEKSIIALDGWLQTPAGLYVRAWEQQCLDSLTVDIFGFNAVQIGLPQLDALAANRMPNKWLLDARLPSLPPQERRLTLVSAFDELPFDSQSLDLVVLPHVLEFAAEPHQVLREVERVLIPEGRVIVCGFNPASLWGARQGLGRVTGRHYLPQAGELISMPRMKDWLKLLNMGVSQSHFGCYAPACKTEKWLRRNAFMDKAGARWWPYLGAVYIVQAIKRVKGMRLIGPAWTKKPATAPAGAPVTNKRREQQDG
- the gloB gene encoding hydroxyacylglutathione hydrolase; amino-acid sequence: MTNSPEHALSVLAVPAFADNYLWLIHDGRHAAVVDPGDAMAILDALQAHQLTLTAILLTHHHADHTGGVPELLQHFAVPVFGPRNEAITAITEPLAEGDVAYVPELGLQMTVIDVPGHTKGHIAYVRQRDERSGAPWLFSGDTLFAGGCGRLFEGTPGQMADSLGKLAALPDDTEVFCAHEYTLSNLRFANAVEPGNVALQERIAIDTEKRQQGLSTVPSTIALEKATNPFLRYREPAILTSLKVEGKLASDASPVEAFAALRMWKNNF
- the aceB gene encoding malate synthase A, with protein sequence MTQNTIALPEGMQITGEIAPGYEQILTPAALALVAKLTRAFEPRRQELLAVRVERVKRLDAGERPDFLPETAHIRDGDWKIAPIPKALECRRVEITGPVERKMVINAFNSGADSYMTDFEDSNTPNWDNQLTGQINMFDAVRKTISLEQNGKSYKLNDKIATLVVRPRGWHLDEKHVLVDGKRISGGIFDFALFMFHNAKEQLARGAGPYFYLPKMESHLEARLWNDIFVMTQNELGLPQGTIKATVLIETILAAFEMDEILYELKEHSSGLNAGRWDYIFSCIKKFKLDKDFCLADRAKVTMTAPFMRAYALLLLKTCHKRGAPAIGGMAALIPIKNDPEKNDIAMGGVRNDKARDATDGYDGGWVAHPGLVELAMGEFTKVLGDKPNQIEKQRPDIDVKASDLLNFQPEAPITEAGLRYNINVGIHYLGSWLAGNGCVPIHNLMEDAATAEISRSQVWQWIRSSKGVLEDGRKVTAEMVRAMIPEELAKVQRDAPGGNGPTYVRAGQIFEEMSTSESFAEFLTLPLYEEI